In the Onychostoma macrolepis isolate SWU-2019 chromosome 09, ASM1243209v1, whole genome shotgun sequence genome, one interval contains:
- the itga6a gene encoding integrin alpha-6 isoform X2, whose translation MVLFEEGTLKLCIFSLLLWTSTSAFNLDAQNVLRKNGQPGSLFGFSLALHRQLQPYEKRILLIGAPKAKALSNQGANITGGLYSCDITTHPDDCTRVDFDNDVDARVENKENQWMGVTVQSQGPGGKIVTCAHRYQRLLFPNTPQEARDITGRCYMLSQDLSIDSQSDEDGGNWKFCDGRTRGHERFGACQQGLAATFTKDYHYVIFGAPGAYNWKGIVRVEQKNNTLLEMGLFDDGPYEVGDENRLDPNLVPVPANSYLGFSLDSGHSITEKGRLIIVSGAPRANHSGAVVFLRTEGEVSTTLTPEHILEGPGLASSFGYDVAVVDLNGDGWQDVVVGAPQFFQRDEEVGGAVYVYINKAGRWKDVTPTRLNGTKDSMFGLAVKNIGDINLDSFEDIAVGAPYADSGFGSVYIYHGSADGINTTPAQILEGKQHNIKMFGYSLAGNMDLDQNSYPDLAVGSLSDTVFIYRSKTVISIKKDIKVTPKEIDLVKKTCGNSVCLTVEACFSYKAKPSTYNPKLTISCTLEAEWYRRKLGLPSRVVFLEKSVMDQDFQSTGTLELRGQNKKACYKTKLRLQEGIRDKLRAIPIEVSVAIQSAKRGKRQSSLPQLTPILDSTVPNKTITEVNFLKEGCGTDNICQSNLHLQYRFCYRESKQDVFPPLPLEKGVPVISLSDQKDIALEVTVRNRNGDDAHEAKLVGHFDESLSYSGFRSIDKHVICAANQNGSLADCELGNPFKRDSEVTFYIILSTGKISLDTKEVEIDLQLETTSLQEGLGKMKAKAKVVIELLLSVQGVAKPSQVYFGGEVKGMSAMKTEEEVGSLVEYEFRVINLGKPLKSFGTASLNIQWPKESSVGKWLLYLMKINTKDLQLVTCSPEREINPLRLSESTSTRRKRELEERKPSEGSKTSLFPDKRKHKILSCSGDARCVEIKCPLQGLDSTAVIILKSRLWNSTFLEDYVSYNYLDIIVKASISLDVSAKNIVLKNPQTQVRLTVFPETTVTPFGGVPWWIILVAVLAGILMLALLVLLLWKCGFFKRSKYEDSVPKYHAVRIRKETRLLKDGKEMLDPLEKKQWMTTWNENESYS comes from the exons ATTGTTGATCGGTGCTCCCAAAGCCAAGGCTTTATCCAATCAGGGAGCAAACATCACAGGTGGGCTGTACAGCTGTGACATCACCACCCATCCTGATGACTGCACTCGAGTGGACTTTGACAATGATG TTGATGCTCGTGTGGAGAATAAGGAGAACCAGTGGATGGGTGTAACTGTTCAGAGTCAAGGACCTGGAGGCAAGATTGTG ACATGTGCCCATCGCTACCAGCGCCTGTTGTTCCCCAACACTCCCCAAGAGGCGCGTGACATCACTGGACGCTGCTACATGCTCAGCCAGGACCTGAGCATCGACAGCCAGTCAGATGAGGATGGAGGGAACTGGAAATTCTGTGATGGTCGCACCAGGGGTCATGAGAGATTCGGGGCCTGTCAGCAAGGCTTGGCTGCCACTTTCACTAAAGACTACCATTATGTCATCTTTGGAGCACCAGGGGCATACAACTGGAAAG GTATAGTGCGTGTGGAGCAGAAGAACAACACTCTTCTGGAAATGGGCTTGTTTGATGACGGCCCTTATGAGGTCGGGGATGAAAATCGCCTGGATCCAAATCTAGTGCCAGTCCCAGCCAACAGTTACTTAG GATTCTCTCTAGATTCCGGCCACAGCATCACAGAGAAAGGCAGACTCATCATAGTGTCAGGAGCGCCGAGAGCCAATCACAGTGGTGCAGTGGTATTTCTGCGGACGGAGGGCGAGGTGTCCACCACGCTCACACCTGAACACATTCTGGAAGGACCAGGACTCGCATCCTCCTTTGGATATGATGTCGCTGTGGTGGACCTGAATGGAGATGG CTGGCAGGACGTTGTGGTTGGTGCACCGCAGTTCTTCCAGAGAGATGAGGAAGTGGGTGGAGCTGTGTATGTTTATATCAATAAGGCTGGAAGGTGGAAGGACGTCACTCCAACTCGCCTGAATGGAACGAAAGACTCCATGTTTGGACTGGCTGTGAAGAACATTGGAGACATCAATCTGGATTCTTTTGAAG ATATTGCAGTAGGTGCTCCATATGCAGACTCAGGGTTTGGTAGCGTGTACATCTACCACGGATCTGCTGACGGCATCAATACCACACCAGCTCAG ATTCTGGAGGGTAAACAGCACAATATTAAGATGTTTGGCTATTCTCTGGCTGGAAACATGGACCTGGATCAGAACTCGTACCCTGATCTCGCCGTGGGCTCGCTCTCTGACACGGTtttcatatacag GTCCAAAACTGTTAttagcatcaagaaagacatcaAGGTGACACCAAAGGAGATTGACTTGGTGAAGAAAACATGTGGCAACAGCGTATG CTTGACTGTGGAAGCATGTTTCTCATATAAAGCAAAGCCCTCCACCTACAACCCTAAACTCA CTATCTCCTGTACACTTGAGGCAGAGTGGTACCGCAGGAAGCTGGGTCTTCCATCTAGGGTTGTGTTTCTGGAGAAGAGCGTGATGGATCAGGATTTCCAGTCGACCGGCACCCTGGAGCTACgaggacagaacaagaaagcCTGTTACAAGACCAAACTCAGATTACAA GAAGGCATCAGGGATAAGCTCAGAGCGATTCCTATTGAGGTGTCTGTGGCCATTCAGAGTGCTAAGAGAGGCAAACGGCAGAGTTCTCTGCCCCAACTAACGCCAATACTGGACTCCACTGTGCCCAACAAGACCATCACTGAG GTGAACTTTCTAAAGGAGGGATGTGGCACAGACAACATCTGTCAGAGTAACCTACACCTGCAGTACAGGTTCTGCTACAGGGAGTCCAAACAAGATGTGTTTCCTCCTCTACCGCT GGAGAAGGGTGTGCCGGTGATTTCTCTGAGTGATCAGAAGGACATCGCCCTGGAGGTCACAGTCAGGAACAGGAATGGAGATGATGCTCATGAAGCCAAATTGGTTGGGCATTTTGATGAATCCCTCTCATATTCAGGATTCAGATCTATT GATAAACATGTGATCTGTGCTGCCAATCAGAATGGCTCCCTGGCAGACTGCGAGCTGGGTAACCCTTTTAAACGGGATTCAGAG GTAACATTCTATATCATATTGAGCACAGGCAAGATATCACTCGACACCAAAGAAGTTGAGATCGACCTTCAGCTGGAAAC AACAAGTTTACAGGAAGGCCTGGGCAAAATGAAGGCCAAAGCCAAAGTGGTGATTGAACTACTTCTTTCTGTACAAGG GGTTGCCAAGCCGTCTCAGGTCTATTTTGGAGGTGAAGTCAAAGGCATGAGCGCTATGAAGACAGAGGAAGAAGTCGGCAGCTTGGTCGAATATGAATTCAGA gtGATTAATTTGGGAAAGCCTCTGAAGTCTTTTGGAACTGCATCCCTGAACATCCAGTGGCCTAAAGAAAGCTCTGTGGGGAAATGGCTGCTGTATCTGATGAAGATCAACACCAAGGACCTGCAGTTAGTCACCTGTTCACCTGAGAGAGAGATAAACCCTCTCAGACTGAGTGAG TCAACATCAACCAGGAGAAAGCGTGAGCTAGAGGAGCGGAAACCATCTGAAGGCAGTAAAACATCCCTCTTCCCTGACAAACGCAAGCACAAGATTCTG TCTTGCAGTGGAGATGCCAGATGTGTGGAGATCAAGTGCCCCCTACAGGGCTTGGACAGCACTGCGGTCATCATTCTGAAATCCCGGCTGTGGAATTCCACTTTCCTTGAA GATTATGTGTCCTACAATTACCTTGATATAATAGTGAAAGCCTCCATAAGTCTGGATGTTTCTGCCAAGAATATTGTCCTTAAAAATCCTCAGACCCAG GTAAGGCTGACCGTGTTCCCGGAGACGACCGTGACTCCGTTCGGAGGCGTTCCCTGGTGGATCATTCTGGTGGCTGTTTTAGCTGGAATACTAATGCTGGCTCTTCTAGTTCTGTTACTCTGGAAG TGTGGATTTTTCAAACGCTCCAAATATGAGGACAGCGTTCCGAAATACCACGCGGTGAGGATTCGTAAGGAGACGCGTCTCTTGAAAGATGGAAAGGAAATGTTAGATCCTTTGGAGAAGAAGCAATGGATGACCACATGGAATGAGAACGAGAGCTACTCATGA
- the itga6a gene encoding integrin alpha-6 isoform X3, whose amino-acid sequence MVLFEEGTLKLCIFSLLLWTSTSAFNLDAQNVLRKNGQPGSLFGFSLALHRQLQPYEKRILLIGAPKAKALSNQGANITGGLYSCDITTHPDDCTRVDFDNDVDARVENKENQWMGVTVQSQGPGGKIVTCAHRYQRLLFPNTPQEARDITGRCYMLSQDLSIDSQSDEDGGNWKFCDGRTRGHERFGACQQGLAATFTKDYHYVIFGAPGAYNWKGIVRVEQKNNTLLEMGLFDDGPYEVGDENRLDPNLVPVPANSYLGFSLDSGHSITEKGRLIIVSGAPRANHSGAVVFLRTEGEVSTTLTPEHILEGPGLASSFGYDVAVVDLNGDGWQDVVVGAPQFFQRDEEVGGAVYVYINKAGRWKDVTPTRLNGTKDSMFGLAVKNIGDINLDSFEDIAVGAPYADSGFGSVYIYHGSADGINTTPAQILEGKQHNIKMFGYSLAGNMDLDQNSYPDLAVGSLSDTVFIYRSKTVISIKKDIKVTPKEIDLVKKTCGNSVCLTVEACFSYKAKPSTYNPKLTISCTLEAEWYRRKLGLPSRVVFLEKSVMDQDFQSTGTLELRGQNKKACYKTKLRLQEGIRDKLRAIPIEVSVAIQSAKRGKRQSSLPQLTPILDSTVPNKTITEVNFLKEGCGTDNICQSNLHLQYRFCYRESKQDVFPPLPLEKGVPVISLSDQKDIALEVTVRNRNGDDAHEAKLVGHFDESLSYSGFRSIDKHVICAANQNGSLADCELGNPFKRDSEVTFYIILSTGKISLDTKEVEIDLQLETTSLQEGLGKMKAKAKVVIELLLSVQGVAKPSQVYFGGEVKGMSAMKTEEEVGSLVEYEFRVINLGKPLKSFGTASLNIQWPKESSVGKWLLYLMKINTKDLQLVTCSPEREINPLRLSESTSTRRKRELEERKPSEGSKTSLFPDKRKHKILSCSGDARCVEIKCPLQGLDSTAVIILKSRLWNSTFLEDYVSYNYLDIIVKASISLDVSAKNIVLKNPQTQVRLTVFPETTVTPFGGVPWWIILVAVLAGILMLALLVLLLWKCGFFKRAQKDEYDAAFHKAEIHTQPSDKQSTEA is encoded by the exons ATTGTTGATCGGTGCTCCCAAAGCCAAGGCTTTATCCAATCAGGGAGCAAACATCACAGGTGGGCTGTACAGCTGTGACATCACCACCCATCCTGATGACTGCACTCGAGTGGACTTTGACAATGATG TTGATGCTCGTGTGGAGAATAAGGAGAACCAGTGGATGGGTGTAACTGTTCAGAGTCAAGGACCTGGAGGCAAGATTGTG ACATGTGCCCATCGCTACCAGCGCCTGTTGTTCCCCAACACTCCCCAAGAGGCGCGTGACATCACTGGACGCTGCTACATGCTCAGCCAGGACCTGAGCATCGACAGCCAGTCAGATGAGGATGGAGGGAACTGGAAATTCTGTGATGGTCGCACCAGGGGTCATGAGAGATTCGGGGCCTGTCAGCAAGGCTTGGCTGCCACTTTCACTAAAGACTACCATTATGTCATCTTTGGAGCACCAGGGGCATACAACTGGAAAG GTATAGTGCGTGTGGAGCAGAAGAACAACACTCTTCTGGAAATGGGCTTGTTTGATGACGGCCCTTATGAGGTCGGGGATGAAAATCGCCTGGATCCAAATCTAGTGCCAGTCCCAGCCAACAGTTACTTAG GATTCTCTCTAGATTCCGGCCACAGCATCACAGAGAAAGGCAGACTCATCATAGTGTCAGGAGCGCCGAGAGCCAATCACAGTGGTGCAGTGGTATTTCTGCGGACGGAGGGCGAGGTGTCCACCACGCTCACACCTGAACACATTCTGGAAGGACCAGGACTCGCATCCTCCTTTGGATATGATGTCGCTGTGGTGGACCTGAATGGAGATGG CTGGCAGGACGTTGTGGTTGGTGCACCGCAGTTCTTCCAGAGAGATGAGGAAGTGGGTGGAGCTGTGTATGTTTATATCAATAAGGCTGGAAGGTGGAAGGACGTCACTCCAACTCGCCTGAATGGAACGAAAGACTCCATGTTTGGACTGGCTGTGAAGAACATTGGAGACATCAATCTGGATTCTTTTGAAG ATATTGCAGTAGGTGCTCCATATGCAGACTCAGGGTTTGGTAGCGTGTACATCTACCACGGATCTGCTGACGGCATCAATACCACACCAGCTCAG ATTCTGGAGGGTAAACAGCACAATATTAAGATGTTTGGCTATTCTCTGGCTGGAAACATGGACCTGGATCAGAACTCGTACCCTGATCTCGCCGTGGGCTCGCTCTCTGACACGGTtttcatatacag GTCCAAAACTGTTAttagcatcaagaaagacatcaAGGTGACACCAAAGGAGATTGACTTGGTGAAGAAAACATGTGGCAACAGCGTATG CTTGACTGTGGAAGCATGTTTCTCATATAAAGCAAAGCCCTCCACCTACAACCCTAAACTCA CTATCTCCTGTACACTTGAGGCAGAGTGGTACCGCAGGAAGCTGGGTCTTCCATCTAGGGTTGTGTTTCTGGAGAAGAGCGTGATGGATCAGGATTTCCAGTCGACCGGCACCCTGGAGCTACgaggacagaacaagaaagcCTGTTACAAGACCAAACTCAGATTACAA GAAGGCATCAGGGATAAGCTCAGAGCGATTCCTATTGAGGTGTCTGTGGCCATTCAGAGTGCTAAGAGAGGCAAACGGCAGAGTTCTCTGCCCCAACTAACGCCAATACTGGACTCCACTGTGCCCAACAAGACCATCACTGAG GTGAACTTTCTAAAGGAGGGATGTGGCACAGACAACATCTGTCAGAGTAACCTACACCTGCAGTACAGGTTCTGCTACAGGGAGTCCAAACAAGATGTGTTTCCTCCTCTACCGCT GGAGAAGGGTGTGCCGGTGATTTCTCTGAGTGATCAGAAGGACATCGCCCTGGAGGTCACAGTCAGGAACAGGAATGGAGATGATGCTCATGAAGCCAAATTGGTTGGGCATTTTGATGAATCCCTCTCATATTCAGGATTCAGATCTATT GATAAACATGTGATCTGTGCTGCCAATCAGAATGGCTCCCTGGCAGACTGCGAGCTGGGTAACCCTTTTAAACGGGATTCAGAG GTAACATTCTATATCATATTGAGCACAGGCAAGATATCACTCGACACCAAAGAAGTTGAGATCGACCTTCAGCTGGAAAC AACAAGTTTACAGGAAGGCCTGGGCAAAATGAAGGCCAAAGCCAAAGTGGTGATTGAACTACTTCTTTCTGTACAAGG GGTTGCCAAGCCGTCTCAGGTCTATTTTGGAGGTGAAGTCAAAGGCATGAGCGCTATGAAGACAGAGGAAGAAGTCGGCAGCTTGGTCGAATATGAATTCAGA gtGATTAATTTGGGAAAGCCTCTGAAGTCTTTTGGAACTGCATCCCTGAACATCCAGTGGCCTAAAGAAAGCTCTGTGGGGAAATGGCTGCTGTATCTGATGAAGATCAACACCAAGGACCTGCAGTTAGTCACCTGTTCACCTGAGAGAGAGATAAACCCTCTCAGACTGAGTGAG TCAACATCAACCAGGAGAAAGCGTGAGCTAGAGGAGCGGAAACCATCTGAAGGCAGTAAAACATCCCTCTTCCCTGACAAACGCAAGCACAAGATTCTG TCTTGCAGTGGAGATGCCAGATGTGTGGAGATCAAGTGCCCCCTACAGGGCTTGGACAGCACTGCGGTCATCATTCTGAAATCCCGGCTGTGGAATTCCACTTTCCTTGAA GATTATGTGTCCTACAATTACCTTGATATAATAGTGAAAGCCTCCATAAGTCTGGATGTTTCTGCCAAGAATATTGTCCTTAAAAATCCTCAGACCCAG GTAAGGCTGACCGTGTTCCCGGAGACGACCGTGACTCCGTTCGGAGGCGTTCCCTGGTGGATCATTCTGGTGGCTGTTTTAGCTGGAATACTAATGCTGGCTCTTCTAGTTCTGTTACTCTGGAAG TGCGGTTTCTTCAAGAGGGCCCAGAAGGACGAGTATGATGCCGCTTTTCACAAAGCTGAGATTCACACTCAGCCCTCAGACAAACAGTCCACTGAGGCCTAG
- the itga6a gene encoding integrin alpha-6 isoform X1, producing the protein MVLFEEGTLKLCIFSLLLWTSTSAFNLDAQNVLRKNGQPGSLFGFSLALHRQLQPYEKRILLIGAPKAKALSNQGANITGGLYSCDITTHPDDCTRVDFDNDVDARVENKENQWMGVTVQSQGPGGKIVTCAHRYQRLLFPNTPQEARDITGRCYMLSQDLSIDSQSDEDGGNWKFCDGRTRGHERFGACQQGLAATFTKDYHYVIFGAPGAYNWKGIVRVEQKNNTLLEMGLFDDGPYEVGDENRLDPNLVPVPANSYLGFSLDSGHSITEKGRLIIVSGAPRANHSGAVVFLRTEGEVSTTLTPEHILEGPGLASSFGYDVAVVDLNGDGWQDVVVGAPQFFQRDEEVGGAVYVYINKAGRWKDVTPTRLNGTKDSMFGLAVKNIGDINLDSFEDIAVGAPYADSGFGSVYIYHGSADGINTTPAQILEGKQHNIKMFGYSLAGNMDLDQNSYPDLAVGSLSDTVFIYRSKTVISIKKDIKVTPKEIDLVKKTCGNSVCLTVEACFSYKAKPSTYNPKLTISCTLEAEWYRRKLGLPSRVVFLEKSVMDQDFQSTGTLELRGQNKKACYKTKLRLQEGIRDKLRAIPIEVSVAIQSAKRGKRQSSLPQLTPILDSTVPNKTITEVNFLKEGCGTDNICQSNLHLQYRFCYRESKQDVFPPLPLEKGVPVISLSDQKDIALEVTVRNRNGDDAHEAKLVGHFDESLSYSGFRSIDKHVICAANQNGSLADCELGNPFKRDSEVTFYIILSTGKISLDTKEVEIDLQLETTSLQEGLGKMKAKAKVVIELLLSVQGVAKPSQVYFGGEVKGMSAMKTEEEVGSLVEYEFRVINLGKPLKSFGTASLNIQWPKESSVGKWLLYLMKINTKDLQLVTCSPEREINPLRLSEQSTSTRRKRELEERKPSEGSKTSLFPDKRKHKILSCSGDARCVEIKCPLQGLDSTAVIILKSRLWNSTFLEDYVSYNYLDIIVKASISLDVSAKNIVLKNPQTQVRLTVFPETTVTPFGGVPWWIILVAVLAGILMLALLVLLLWKCGFFKRSKYEDSVPKYHAVRIRKETRLLKDGKEMLDPLEKKQWMTTWNENESYS; encoded by the exons ATTGTTGATCGGTGCTCCCAAAGCCAAGGCTTTATCCAATCAGGGAGCAAACATCACAGGTGGGCTGTACAGCTGTGACATCACCACCCATCCTGATGACTGCACTCGAGTGGACTTTGACAATGATG TTGATGCTCGTGTGGAGAATAAGGAGAACCAGTGGATGGGTGTAACTGTTCAGAGTCAAGGACCTGGAGGCAAGATTGTG ACATGTGCCCATCGCTACCAGCGCCTGTTGTTCCCCAACACTCCCCAAGAGGCGCGTGACATCACTGGACGCTGCTACATGCTCAGCCAGGACCTGAGCATCGACAGCCAGTCAGATGAGGATGGAGGGAACTGGAAATTCTGTGATGGTCGCACCAGGGGTCATGAGAGATTCGGGGCCTGTCAGCAAGGCTTGGCTGCCACTTTCACTAAAGACTACCATTATGTCATCTTTGGAGCACCAGGGGCATACAACTGGAAAG GTATAGTGCGTGTGGAGCAGAAGAACAACACTCTTCTGGAAATGGGCTTGTTTGATGACGGCCCTTATGAGGTCGGGGATGAAAATCGCCTGGATCCAAATCTAGTGCCAGTCCCAGCCAACAGTTACTTAG GATTCTCTCTAGATTCCGGCCACAGCATCACAGAGAAAGGCAGACTCATCATAGTGTCAGGAGCGCCGAGAGCCAATCACAGTGGTGCAGTGGTATTTCTGCGGACGGAGGGCGAGGTGTCCACCACGCTCACACCTGAACACATTCTGGAAGGACCAGGACTCGCATCCTCCTTTGGATATGATGTCGCTGTGGTGGACCTGAATGGAGATGG CTGGCAGGACGTTGTGGTTGGTGCACCGCAGTTCTTCCAGAGAGATGAGGAAGTGGGTGGAGCTGTGTATGTTTATATCAATAAGGCTGGAAGGTGGAAGGACGTCACTCCAACTCGCCTGAATGGAACGAAAGACTCCATGTTTGGACTGGCTGTGAAGAACATTGGAGACATCAATCTGGATTCTTTTGAAG ATATTGCAGTAGGTGCTCCATATGCAGACTCAGGGTTTGGTAGCGTGTACATCTACCACGGATCTGCTGACGGCATCAATACCACACCAGCTCAG ATTCTGGAGGGTAAACAGCACAATATTAAGATGTTTGGCTATTCTCTGGCTGGAAACATGGACCTGGATCAGAACTCGTACCCTGATCTCGCCGTGGGCTCGCTCTCTGACACGGTtttcatatacag GTCCAAAACTGTTAttagcatcaagaaagacatcaAGGTGACACCAAAGGAGATTGACTTGGTGAAGAAAACATGTGGCAACAGCGTATG CTTGACTGTGGAAGCATGTTTCTCATATAAAGCAAAGCCCTCCACCTACAACCCTAAACTCA CTATCTCCTGTACACTTGAGGCAGAGTGGTACCGCAGGAAGCTGGGTCTTCCATCTAGGGTTGTGTTTCTGGAGAAGAGCGTGATGGATCAGGATTTCCAGTCGACCGGCACCCTGGAGCTACgaggacagaacaagaaagcCTGTTACAAGACCAAACTCAGATTACAA GAAGGCATCAGGGATAAGCTCAGAGCGATTCCTATTGAGGTGTCTGTGGCCATTCAGAGTGCTAAGAGAGGCAAACGGCAGAGTTCTCTGCCCCAACTAACGCCAATACTGGACTCCACTGTGCCCAACAAGACCATCACTGAG GTGAACTTTCTAAAGGAGGGATGTGGCACAGACAACATCTGTCAGAGTAACCTACACCTGCAGTACAGGTTCTGCTACAGGGAGTCCAAACAAGATGTGTTTCCTCCTCTACCGCT GGAGAAGGGTGTGCCGGTGATTTCTCTGAGTGATCAGAAGGACATCGCCCTGGAGGTCACAGTCAGGAACAGGAATGGAGATGATGCTCATGAAGCCAAATTGGTTGGGCATTTTGATGAATCCCTCTCATATTCAGGATTCAGATCTATT GATAAACATGTGATCTGTGCTGCCAATCAGAATGGCTCCCTGGCAGACTGCGAGCTGGGTAACCCTTTTAAACGGGATTCAGAG GTAACATTCTATATCATATTGAGCACAGGCAAGATATCACTCGACACCAAAGAAGTTGAGATCGACCTTCAGCTGGAAAC AACAAGTTTACAGGAAGGCCTGGGCAAAATGAAGGCCAAAGCCAAAGTGGTGATTGAACTACTTCTTTCTGTACAAGG GGTTGCCAAGCCGTCTCAGGTCTATTTTGGAGGTGAAGTCAAAGGCATGAGCGCTATGAAGACAGAGGAAGAAGTCGGCAGCTTGGTCGAATATGAATTCAGA gtGATTAATTTGGGAAAGCCTCTGAAGTCTTTTGGAACTGCATCCCTGAACATCCAGTGGCCTAAAGAAAGCTCTGTGGGGAAATGGCTGCTGTATCTGATGAAGATCAACACCAAGGACCTGCAGTTAGTCACCTGTTCACCTGAGAGAGAGATAAACCCTCTCAGACTGAGTGAG CAGTCAACATCAACCAGGAGAAAGCGTGAGCTAGAGGAGCGGAAACCATCTGAAGGCAGTAAAACATCCCTCTTCCCTGACAAACGCAAGCACAAGATTCTG TCTTGCAGTGGAGATGCCAGATGTGTGGAGATCAAGTGCCCCCTACAGGGCTTGGACAGCACTGCGGTCATCATTCTGAAATCCCGGCTGTGGAATTCCACTTTCCTTGAA GATTATGTGTCCTACAATTACCTTGATATAATAGTGAAAGCCTCCATAAGTCTGGATGTTTCTGCCAAGAATATTGTCCTTAAAAATCCTCAGACCCAG GTAAGGCTGACCGTGTTCCCGGAGACGACCGTGACTCCGTTCGGAGGCGTTCCCTGGTGGATCATTCTGGTGGCTGTTTTAGCTGGAATACTAATGCTGGCTCTTCTAGTTCTGTTACTCTGGAAG TGTGGATTTTTCAAACGCTCCAAATATGAGGACAGCGTTCCGAAATACCACGCGGTGAGGATTCGTAAGGAGACGCGTCTCTTGAAAGATGGAAAGGAAATGTTAGATCCTTTGGAGAAGAAGCAATGGATGACCACATGGAATGAGAACGAGAGCTACTCATGA